In Acidaminococcus fermentans DSM 20731, one genomic interval encodes:
- a CDS encoding acetyl-CoA hydrolase/transferase family protein, with protein sequence MLEKYRNKVKTPAEAAKAVQSGDWVDFGFGNGFPELMDEALAARKEELQDVKIRGGLVYRPIIHTIDCDPEMKHFQYYSWHLGGYERKMFTARRLHFVPMMLRLLPEMYRDYLTVDVAVVPVSRPDANGYCGLGLASYCWKTIMKKARTVIFEINEHMPTLQGVDGSHRVSLDEADIIVEGEHAPLCTSGYRTPSEADLQIARNVVAEIPNGATLSLGVGTIPFTIAQILAQSDREDLGCHTGTISDAFLALYKAGKLTNDRKEDQTGLATWNLASGSQELYDWLQEKPELFYPAEVDYVHNPRIMEKISNYISINGGVQLDLMGQENAESIGTRQLSGVGGQLDFLEGAFLSHGGAGYICIESSRVDKKGVRHSNIVPAIAAGSSIAGPRALIQNVATEFGVAHLTGLSLKERAQAMIAVAHPDFRAELQEYADKTFC encoded by the coding sequence ATGCTGGAAAAATATCGAAACAAAGTGAAGACGCCGGCGGAAGCCGCCAAGGCGGTGCAAAGCGGGGACTGGGTGGATTTCGGGTTCGGGAACGGGTTCCCGGAACTGATGGACGAAGCCCTGGCCGCCCGGAAGGAAGAACTCCAGGATGTGAAGATCCGGGGCGGTCTGGTGTACCGGCCCATCATCCATACCATCGACTGTGATCCGGAAATGAAGCATTTCCAGTATTACAGCTGGCATCTGGGGGGCTATGAACGGAAGATGTTCACCGCCCGCCGGCTCCATTTCGTTCCCATGATGCTGCGGCTGCTGCCGGAAATGTACCGGGACTACCTGACCGTGGATGTGGCCGTGGTGCCCGTGTCCCGGCCGGATGCCAATGGATACTGCGGCCTGGGGCTGGCCAGCTACTGCTGGAAGACCATCATGAAGAAGGCCCGGACCGTGATCTTCGAAATCAATGAACACATGCCCACCCTCCAGGGGGTGGACGGATCTCACCGGGTTTCCCTGGACGAAGCAGACATCATCGTGGAAGGGGAGCACGCTCCCCTGTGCACCTCCGGGTATCGGACCCCATCGGAAGCGGATCTGCAGATTGCCCGGAACGTGGTGGCGGAAATCCCCAACGGAGCCACCCTGTCCCTGGGGGTGGGAACCATCCCCTTCACCATTGCCCAGATCCTGGCCCAGTCCGACCGGGAAGACCTGGGATGCCATACCGGCACCATCAGTGACGCTTTCCTGGCCCTGTACAAGGCCGGCAAACTGACCAACGACCGGAAAGAGGACCAGACCGGTCTGGCCACCTGGAACCTGGCCAGCGGTTCCCAGGAACTGTATGACTGGCTCCAGGAAAAACCGGAGCTGTTCTATCCGGCTGAAGTGGATTATGTCCACAATCCCCGGATCATGGAAAAGATCTCCAACTACATCAGCATCAACGGCGGGGTGCAGCTGGATCTCATGGGCCAGGAAAATGCCGAATCCATCGGGACCCGGCAGCTGTCCGGAGTGGGCGGCCAGCTGGACTTCCTGGAAGGGGCCTTCCTGTCCCATGGGGGAGCCGGCTACATCTGCATCGAATCCTCCCGGGTGGACAAGAAAGGGGTCCGTCATTCCAACATCGTCCCGGCCATTGCCGCCGGCAGCTCCATCGCCGGTCCCCGGGCACTGATCCAGAACGTGGCCACGGAATTCGGGGTGGCTCATCTCACCGGGCTCTCCCTGAAGGAACGGGCCCAGGCCATGATCGCCGTAGCCCATCCGGATTTCCGGGCCGAACTCCAGGAATACGCGGACAAGACGTTCTGCTAA
- a CDS encoding lactate racemase domain-containing protein, with the protein MRITTRGGVVSQLLENVPLPRMFRARQTFPRPVLTPEEIPGVVRAEMSREPFVSKLQPGMTIAITAGSRGIANVALITRSIVEFCKERGTRPFIVPAMGSHGGATAEGQREILAGYGITEEAMGCEIRSSMETVYLGMSQSGRPVYMDKNAYEADGIIVSCRLKPHNAFRGKVESGPCKMMAVGLGKQKGAENVHADGMGKIAEHIPSMAQVFLEKAPILFAIPSIENAYDETCKIVAIDTPHLIEEEAEWLKFAFANMPSLLVKEADVLVVDEIGKNYSGTGVDPNIAGTFSTEYAHGGLKVQRTCFLDLSEASHGNALGIGLANCITARLFNKIDMDAMYPNIVTNTVFKSGMIPFVVPTDKEAIQLCIRTTNGVDRDPAKVRVVRIPNTSHIGTVMLSESYYEAVRAGKYPHLEALDEPAPLAFDDNGTLLTKI; encoded by the coding sequence ATGCGCATTACCACCAGAGGCGGGGTTGTGTCCCAGCTGCTGGAAAATGTTCCTCTACCCCGGATGTTCCGGGCCCGGCAGACCTTTCCCCGTCCGGTGCTGACACCGGAGGAAATCCCCGGTGTGGTCCGGGCGGAAATGAGCCGGGAGCCCTTTGTGAGCAAACTGCAGCCGGGGATGACCATTGCCATTACCGCCGGCAGCCGGGGCATCGCCAATGTGGCCCTGATCACCCGGTCCATTGTGGAATTCTGCAAGGAGCGGGGCACCCGTCCCTTTATCGTCCCGGCCATGGGCAGCCACGGCGGTGCCACGGCGGAAGGCCAGCGGGAGATCCTGGCCGGCTACGGCATTACGGAAGAAGCCATGGGCTGCGAGATCCGCAGCAGCATGGAAACGGTCTACCTGGGCATGAGCCAGTCCGGACGGCCGGTGTACATGGACAAAAACGCCTATGAGGCGGACGGGATCATCGTCTCCTGCCGGCTGAAGCCCCACAATGCCTTCCGGGGCAAAGTGGAAAGCGGCCCCTGCAAAATGATGGCGGTGGGCCTGGGCAAACAGAAAGGGGCGGAAAATGTCCACGCCGACGGCATGGGAAAGATTGCGGAACACATCCCTTCCATGGCCCAGGTGTTCCTGGAAAAGGCACCCATCCTGTTCGCCATCCCCTCCATTGAGAATGCCTATGATGAAACCTGCAAAATCGTGGCCATCGATACCCCCCATCTCATCGAGGAAGAAGCGGAATGGCTGAAGTTCGCTTTTGCCAACATGCCCTCCCTGCTGGTGAAGGAAGCGGACGTGCTGGTGGTGGATGAAATCGGGAAGAACTATTCCGGCACCGGGGTGGATCCCAACATTGCCGGGACTTTCTCCACGGAATACGCCCACGGGGGACTGAAGGTCCAGCGGACCTGTTTCCTGGACCTGTCGGAAGCTTCCCACGGGAACGCCCTGGGCATCGGCCTGGCCAACTGCATCACCGCCCGGCTGTTCAACAAGATCGATATGGATGCCATGTATCCCAACATCGTCACCAACACGGTGTTCAAATCCGGGATGATCCCCTTTGTGGTGCCTACGGACAAGGAAGCCATCCAGCTGTGCATCCGCACCACCAACGGGGTGGACCGGGACCCGGCAAAAGTCCGGGTGGTCCGGATCCCCAACACCTCCCACATCGGGACGGTGATGCTCAGCGAAAGCTATTATGAAGCCGTCAGAGCCGGAAAGTACCCTCATCTGGAAGCCCTGGATGAGCCGGCGCCTCTGGCCTTTGACGATAACGGGACGCTGCTGACGAAAATCTGA